In Acinetobacter piscicola, a single window of DNA contains:
- a CDS encoding RNA polymerase factor sigma-54, translated as MKLSVGLKVANTLSLTPQLQQAIRLLQLSSLELEQEIQIQLDSNPLLEKVEEESSTESLEQLQEQDSKDLTNELNADHLPDELPVDTDWDDVYTHQSTAMERPEFEEREDNREGHTSLKEHMLVQINLLHFSPVDKLIAYCIVDALDEKGFLDATISEIIQSVAHILTQMDYDIEVEEDEVLVVLKHIQRLEPVGVGSRHLAECLSLQVEALPHGTLYKNEAAILLKYYELLVNNELPKLLKQTGLNTEQLKSAVELLKTLKAYPGAEFAEKDSDYQIPDVVVSKKNGHWHVQLNPDILPKLRINSFYSGMIKRADQSDDNQYLRNQMLEAKNFIKSVDERHKTLLKVASCIVQHQREFLEIGAEGMKPLVLRDVAEEVELHESTVSRVTTNKYLLTPRGLFELKYFFSSHVGTTSGGEASSTAIRAKIKKLVAEENPRKPLSDNTIANMLKEDGIDVARRTVAKYRESLNIPSSSDRKVLI; from the coding sequence ATGAAGTTATCAGTCGGGTTAAAAGTTGCAAATACGTTGTCATTAACACCACAACTGCAACAAGCAATTCGATTGTTACAATTGTCGAGTTTGGAACTTGAGCAGGAAATTCAAATTCAGCTCGATAGCAACCCTTTACTTGAAAAAGTAGAGGAAGAATCATCCACTGAAAGTTTAGAACAATTACAAGAACAAGATTCAAAAGATTTAACCAATGAATTAAATGCAGACCATCTACCTGATGAATTACCTGTCGATACGGATTGGGATGATGTTTATACCCATCAATCTACTGCGATGGAGCGTCCAGAATTTGAAGAACGAGAAGATAATCGTGAAGGTCATACATCACTGAAAGAGCATATGTTGGTGCAAATTAATTTACTACACTTTTCACCTGTGGATAAATTAATCGCCTATTGTATTGTCGATGCATTGGATGAAAAAGGCTTTTTGGATGCTACAATTTCTGAGATTATACAGTCGGTTGCGCATATATTGACGCAAATGGATTATGATATTGAAGTTGAAGAAGATGAGGTTTTAGTCGTATTGAAGCATATTCAACGTCTAGAGCCAGTAGGGGTGGGATCGCGTCATTTGGCTGAATGTTTGTCTTTGCAAGTTGAAGCTTTACCGCATGGGACATTGTATAAAAATGAAGCCGCTATCTTATTAAAATATTATGAACTTTTGGTCAATAATGAATTACCAAAATTACTTAAACAAACAGGTTTAAATACCGAGCAATTAAAATCTGCCGTTGAGTTGTTAAAAACTTTAAAAGCTTATCCAGGGGCAGAGTTTGCCGAAAAAGATTCAGATTATCAAATTCCTGATGTTGTTGTATCAAAAAAAAATGGGCATTGGCATGTGCAGTTGAATCCTGACATTTTGCCTAAGTTGCGAATTAATTCATTCTATTCAGGTATGATTAAGCGTGCTGATCAAAGTGATGATAATCAATATTTACGCAATCAAATGTTGGAAGCGAAAAACTTTATTAAAAGTGTAGATGAACGCCATAAGACTTTATTAAAAGTGGCAAGTTGTATCGTGCAACATCAACGTGAGTTTTTGGAAATTGGTGCAGAAGGGATGAAACCTTTGGTACTGCGTGATGTGGCAGAGGAAGTAGAGTTGCATGAGTCTACGGTATCTCGTGTCACGACCAATAAGTACCTGCTTACGCCTCGGGGTTTATTTGAGTTGAAATATTTCTTTTCAAGTCATGTAGGGACGACTTCGGGTGGCGAGGCATCTTCTACTGCGATTCGAGCAAAAATTAAAAAATTAGTTGCCGAAGAAAATCCACGTAAGCCTTTGTCTGATAATACAATTGCAAATATGTTGAAAGAGGATGGGATCGATGTGGCACGTAGGACAGTTGCAAAGTATCGTGAATCTTTAAATATTCCATCATCTTCTGATCGAAAAGTCTTGATCTAA
- a CDS encoding amino acid ABC transporter permease, translating into MSVGSLNWTAYCLPSNEYSLDKSAWAESVCKVIGGESYSPVADAPTWLQLLGSGVWTMVWTAVAAFFIAFILGSLIGILRTLPNKPLAFMGTCYVELFRNIPLIVQLFFWAFVFPELLPLSLSTGSGEMVHGGWWQNLLNDNPAVVGVFALGLYTAARIAEQVRSGINTVSRGQKNAAFAIGLNQSQSYRYVILPVAYRIVWPTLTSEAMNIFKNSAVLYALSILNFFAYTKTMREETSQDIVILILSTPVYLVITYTIKLIMAWIEKRMAVPGLGSGGK; encoded by the coding sequence ATGTCAGTTGGCTCACTTAATTGGACGGCTTATTGCCTCCCCTCAAATGAATATAGTTTAGATAAATCTGCTTGGGCTGAATCCGTCTGTAAAGTCATTGGAGGTGAAAGTTATTCACCTGTCGCAGATGCACCAACTTGGTTACAACTGCTCGGTTCAGGTGTTTGGACAATGGTTTGGACAGCCGTTGCTGCTTTTTTTATCGCTTTTATTCTGGGTTCATTAATCGGTATTCTTCGCACACTCCCCAATAAACCATTGGCATTTATGGGGACTTGTTATGTCGAATTGTTCCGAAATATTCCACTTATAGTTCAACTATTTTTTTGGGCTTTTGTCTTCCCTGAACTATTACCACTCAGTCTAAGTACAGGCAGCGGAGAAATGGTACATGGCGGATGGTGGCAAAACCTACTAAATGATAATCCCGCAGTGGTCGGAGTATTCGCGTTAGGTCTATATACTGCCGCACGTATTGCAGAGCAAGTACGTTCAGGCATTAATACGGTTTCACGTGGTCAAAAAAATGCTGCTTTTGCCATTGGTTTGAATCAAAGTCAAAGTTACCGTTATGTCATTTTACCTGTCGCATATCGCATCGTTTGGCCAACATTAACCTCTGAAGCAATGAATATTTTCAAAAATTCTGCCGTACTTTATGCGCTCAGTATTTTAAATTTCTTTGCTTATACCAAAACCATGCGTGAAGAAACCTCTCAAGATATTGTCATTTTAATTCTTTCGACTCCAGTTTATCTCGTAATCACCTATACCATTAAACTCATTATGGCTTGGATTGAAAAACGAATGGCTGTTCCTGGTCTAGGTTCGGGAGGTAAATAG
- a CDS encoding amino acid ABC transporter permease, with translation MDFSVLQNQDVIQTLIAGFKFTLTVTILSIIGGILIGTPLAMMRLSNNKVASNFAKVYVDFFRGVPLIQVIFIFYFLLPKFFEFQSDTYWGPLFSSVVTFAIFEAAFFSEIVRSGIQSVSKGQVNAGYALGFTYGQTMSNVILPQAFRNMLPILLTQSIVLFQDVSLVYVISAPDFLGNANTLANTYGSETKAMFYLLVAVIYFCISFTLSRLVKRLHQKIAIIR, from the coding sequence ATGGATTTCAGTGTATTACAAAATCAAGATGTGATTCAAACACTCATTGCTGGGTTTAAATTTACTTTAACAGTGACTATTCTTTCCATCATTGGTGGGATTCTGATCGGCACACCATTAGCAATGATGCGCTTATCAAATAATAAAGTTGCGAGTAATTTTGCAAAAGTGTACGTAGATTTCTTTCGTGGTGTACCACTAATTCAAGTCATCTTCATTTTCTACTTTTTATTACCTAAATTTTTTGAATTTCAATCAGATACCTACTGGGGGCCATTATTTTCGAGTGTCGTAACATTTGCAATTTTTGAAGCAGCTTTCTTTTCTGAAATTGTCCGCTCAGGGATTCAATCGGTATCTAAAGGACAAGTGAATGCAGGCTATGCACTTGGTTTCACTTACGGACAAACCATGTCCAATGTAATCTTACCGCAAGCATTCCGCAACATGCTTCCCATTTTACTCACTCAATCTATCGTTCTTTTCCAAGATGTATCGTTAGTTTATGTGATCAGTGCACCTGACTTTTTAGGAAATGCCAATACTTTAGCCAACACATATGGCTCAGAAACAAAAGCAATGTTCTATTTATTGGTTGCAGTCATTTATTTCTGTATTTCTTTTACGCTATCACGCTTAGTGAAACGTTTACATCAAAAAATAGCAATCATCAGATAA
- the ibaG gene encoding BolA family iron metabolism protein IbaG — MNSEQLTEILKAAFPDAEVAVSGQAGKFDLRIVDEQFEGKRPVARQQTVYQPLNSYIASGEVHAVTIRAMTKEEWRKASMFGA, encoded by the coding sequence ATGAATAGTGAACAGCTCACTGAAATCCTTAAAGCAGCTTTTCCTGATGCTGAAGTCGCTGTCAGTGGACAAGCAGGTAAGTTTGATCTACGTATTGTCGATGAGCAATTTGAAGGTAAACGCCCAGTTGCTCGTCAACAAACTGTTTATCAACCGCTCAATTCTTATATTGCGAGTGGTGAAGTACATGCTGTAACTATTCGTGCAATGACTAAAGAAGAATGGCGCAAAGCCAGTATGTTTGGAGCTTAA
- a CDS encoding amino acid ABC transporter ATP-binding protein → MPMIEIQQISKWYGDFQVLTDCSTSIEKGEVVVVCGPSGSGKSTLIKTVNALEPFQQGNIIVDGTALKDPKTDLAKFRSRVGMVFQHFELFPHMTVLDNLTIGQIKVLNRSKADAEKKALQYLDRVGLAAHKNKFPGQLSGGQQQRVAIARGLCMDPVCMLFDEPTSALDPEMVGEVLEVMSQLAKEGMTMMCVTHEMGFARKVSNRVIFMDQGKILEDCATNDFFHKPEERHERTKFFLEKISAVH, encoded by the coding sequence ATGCCAATGATAGAAATACAACAAATCTCAAAATGGTACGGTGACTTTCAAGTCCTTACAGATTGCAGCACATCAATTGAAAAAGGAGAAGTTGTCGTTGTATGCGGTCCATCAGGTTCAGGAAAATCAACATTAATCAAAACTGTAAATGCTTTAGAACCGTTCCAACAAGGCAATATCATCGTTGATGGCACTGCACTCAAAGACCCAAAAACTGATTTAGCTAAATTCCGTTCTCGTGTTGGTATGGTGTTTCAACATTTTGAATTATTCCCACATATGACAGTTTTGGATAATTTAACCATTGGACAAATTAAGGTTTTAAATCGTTCTAAAGCAGACGCTGAAAAGAAAGCATTACAATATTTAGATCGTGTTGGTTTAGCTGCCCATAAAAATAAATTCCCCGGTCAGCTTTCAGGGGGTCAACAACAACGTGTTGCCATTGCACGTGGACTTTGTATGGATCCCGTCTGCATGTTATTTGATGAACCAACTTCTGCACTTGACCCTGAAATGGTGGGTGAAGTTTTAGAAGTGATGAGCCAACTTGCTAAAGAAGGCATGACCATGATGTGCGTCACTCACGAAATGGGCTTTGCCCGTAAAGTTTCAAATCGTGTCATCTTTATGGATCAAGGTAAAATTTTAGAAGATTGTGCAACCAATGACTTTTTCCACAAACCTGAAGAACGTCACGAACGCACCAAATTTTTCTTAGAGAAAATATCGGCAGTCCATTAA
- a CDS encoding amino acid ABC transporter substrate-binding protein has protein sequence MKKISKQVFTTTLGILIAGGAFSQVQAADTLAKIKTSGKVVIGYRESSDPISYVVGGKPLGYAVDICNNFANQLKKDLKLPNLKVEYKAVTSSTRIPEMLAGNIDMECGTTTNSIQRQQQVSFSTNYYATEVRMVVKANSPIKTIADLNGKAVVTTQGTTSDKYIKMGEKGQKVNVNNVYGKDHSDSFAMVASGRAAAFVMDDNILAGLIAKSSNPKDFKIVGPILSSEPYGIMIPKGDAAYKAIADRVVTGMWKNGQMAALYKKWFLSPIPPKNVNMNMPMSSSYKNLMAKPNDTGIN, from the coding sequence ATGAAAAAAATTTCAAAGCAAGTATTTACAACAACATTAGGTATTTTGATCGCAGGCGGTGCATTTTCTCAAGTACAAGCAGCAGATACTTTGGCTAAAATCAAAACTTCAGGCAAAGTTGTAATTGGATATCGTGAATCCTCCGATCCAATCTCTTATGTTGTAGGTGGCAAACCATTGGGCTATGCTGTTGATATTTGTAATAACTTTGCAAATCAACTGAAAAAAGATCTCAAATTACCCAATTTAAAAGTTGAATATAAAGCAGTTACATCTTCAACGCGTATTCCAGAAATGCTCGCAGGCAACATTGACATGGAGTGTGGTACAACCACTAACTCTATTCAGCGCCAACAGCAGGTTAGTTTTTCAACCAACTATTACGCAACCGAAGTACGTATGGTTGTCAAAGCCAACTCCCCAATCAAAACTATTGCTGATTTAAATGGCAAAGCAGTTGTGACTACTCAAGGGACGACCTCTGATAAATACATCAAAATGGGGGAAAAAGGTCAAAAAGTGAATGTCAACAATGTCTATGGCAAAGACCATTCTGACTCATTTGCTATGGTAGCTTCTGGTCGAGCTGCTGCTTTTGTCATGGATGATAATATTTTGGCAGGATTAATTGCTAAGTCATCAAATCCTAAAGATTTCAAAATTGTAGGACCTATATTATCTTCCGAACCGTATGGCATCATGATTCCAAAAGGTGATGCTGCATACAAAGCGATTGCAGATCGTGTGGTGACAGGCATGTGGAAAAATGGGCAAATGGCAGCATTGTATAAAAAATGGTTCTTGTCACCAATTCCACCAAAAAATGTCAATATGAATATGCCAATGAGTTCTTCGTATAAAAACCTGATGGCAAAACCAAATGATACGGGTATTAATTAA
- the hpf gene encoding ribosome hibernation-promoting factor, HPF/YfiA family encodes MQITIRGHHLSITPAIEDDIRGKFAQMVKHLDQVNSMQVKLSKDHQLDKISKKGSANHIAEAIVRLPGVELFAQATADDMYTSIKKLTEKLKKQLQRHRKMQLDSSPILIAE; translated from the coding sequence ATGCAAATTACAATTCGTGGACATCATTTAAGTATTACACCCGCGATTGAGGATGATATTCGTGGGAAATTTGCTCAGATGGTGAAGCATCTTGATCAAGTGAATAGTATGCAAGTCAAACTGAGTAAAGATCACCAATTAGACAAAATCTCTAAAAAAGGCAGTGCCAATCATATCGCTGAGGCAATTGTGCGTTTACCTGGCGTAGAGTTATTTGCGCAAGCAACAGCAGATGATATGTATACTTCTATTAAAAAATTAACTGAAAAATTAAAAAAACAATTGCAGCGACATCGTAAAATGCAGCTCGATTCTTCACCTATTTTGATTGCAGAATGA